Proteins from a genomic interval of Diprion similis isolate iyDipSimi1 chromosome 10, iyDipSimi1.1, whole genome shotgun sequence:
- the LOC124411419 gene encoding acid sphingomyelinase-like phosphodiesterase 3b, with amino-acid sequence MFGRKKVDVFRVLQLLLFLSNCVHGLAEKNVFNHGRTESGKNFTGRKMGYFWHVTDMFFDPYYSPLGAPEDDCHIKNSENFTRNCGFFGEFGQCSAFGLMETIARAMNATTRWKSTAPDFCIFTGNLRCPNIGDRQDDIYETISAFVTDIRNAGFVTIYPSYGWYDYQPHGHHPLKLTTHYERVKNLLRDERDSSNYCQKSLDHNPKVKQILGQPGPEIGYFSRVQPPENRIRVIVMNTNFYVRNHIASRRPDPARQWRWLIEELRACRIAGQKAFIVMSVPPGFDRKSYSEENLDKGKENLLVWSNGHNRRYLRIISKFRDVVAAQFAGHRHEDTFRLVYDRKGKAVSAVLLAPPMSPRFGNYPKIRIYMYDKHSGKLIDYVQYYFNLTKANQDADMTSPEKYWEVSYSFRDFYRLPDATTSSFEKLVKNFQSDNNVVFDRYHSNAEGRVNHKATCDYRCKLISLCVITSLEFGRFSECVSGKFAADQIRTRLSVQPLPKPLRDRLFRRFNPISASPTPPSVNYMDRTEDTRVQAFQTF; translated from the exons ATGTTCGGACGAAAGAAGGTTGACGTCTTCCGCGTCTTACAGCTGCTTCTGTTTCTGAGTAATTGCGTCCATGGATtggcagaaaaaaatgtttttaatcaTGGACGAACCGAGAGTGGTAAAAACTTCACGGGTCGGAAAATGG GTTACTTTTGGCACGTGACTGACATGTTCTTTGACCCTTATTATTCACCCTTGGGAGCTCCCGAAGACG ACTGTCAcataaaaaattccgaaaactTTACGAGGAATTGCGgtttttttggtgaatttggTCAATGCTCGGCCTTTGGATTGATGGAGACTATAGCGAGGGCGATGAACGCAACTACGCGATGGAAAAGCACGGCGCCAGACTTCTGCATTTTTACAGG GAATCTACGCTGTCCGAATATCGGTGATCGACAGGACGATATTTATGAAACAATCAGCGCTTTCGTCACGGACATTAGGAACGCTGGTTTCGTAACCATCTATCCAAGCTACGGCTGGTACGATTATCAACCTCACGGTCATCACCCCCTAAAGTTAACGACCCACTacgagagagtgaaaaatctgTTACGCGACGAACGAGATTCTTCA AACTATTGTCAAAAGAGTTTGGACCATAATCCCAAGGTGAAACAGATTCTTGGTCAACCCGGACCGGAAATTGGGTACTTTTCGCGCGTTCAACCACCGGAGAATCGGATCCGGGTTATCGTgatgaatacaaatttttacgtAAGGAATCATATCGCAAGTCGTCGACCTGATCCAGCCAGACAATGGAGATGGCTCATCGAGGAGCTCAGAGCATGTCGAATCGCCGGTCAAAAG GCATTCATCGTTATGTCGGTACCACCGGGCTTTGATCGAAAAAGCTACAGCGAAGAAAACCTTgacaaaggaaaagaaaacctGCTGGTATGGAGCAACGGCCACAATCGACGCTATTTAAGAATAATCAGTAAGTTTCGCGACGTTGTTGCTGCACAATTTGCCGGACACAGACACGAGGACACATTTCGTCTGGTGTACGACAGAAAAG GAAAAGCTGTTTCCGCAGTGCTTCTTGCTCCGCCGATGAGCCCTCGTTTCGGCAACTATCCGAAGATTAGAATCTATATGTACGACAAGCACAGCGGCAAA CTCATCGACTACGTGCAGTACTACTTTAACTTGACGAAGGCAAACCAGGACGCGGACATGACGAGTCCTGAAAAATACTGGGAAGTGAGCTATTCGTTTCGTGACTTTTACCGACTTCCAGACGCAACGACGTCCAGCTTTGAAAagcttgttaaaaattttcaaagcgaCAACAACGTCGTTTTTGATCG ATATCACAGCAACGCCGAAGGCCGTGTGAATCACAAAGCAACCTGCGATTATCGCTGCAAATTGATTTCGTTGTGCGTCATAACGAGCCTTGAATTCGGGCGTTTCTCCGAGTGTGTTTCCGGGAAATTCGCGGCCGACCAAATTCGCACTAGACTGTCGGTCCAACCCCTCCCGAAACCTCTGCGAGATCGCCTCTTTCGCCGTTTCAACCCCATCTCGGCCTCCCCAACTCCACCATCTGTTAATtat